In the Commensalibacter melissae genome, TATTATGACCCCAAAAAGTTCGTTTATACAGGAAGCACAGGCACGAGGATTTATTTTTCAGGCGACTGATCTGAAAAGCCTGGATGAGCGTATGGCAAAAGGTTCTATTTCTGGATATATCGGATTTGATCCAACAGCTGACAGTTTGCATGTCGGGTCTTTGGTACAGCTGATGCTGTTGCGTTTATTGCAAAAACATGGACATCAGCCCGTTGCTTTAGTTGGTGGTGGAACAGCCCAAATCGGAGACCCCTCTTTCCGGGAAGAGGCACGCAGCTTGATGAATCAGGGTACAATTGACCGGAATTTAGATGGGATTGTCCAGAATATTCATCAAATTTTACAATTTGGATCAGGCGAAAACAAAACAATTACGGTTGATAATGCAGAATGGCTGAAAAAGCTTTCCTACATTGACTTGCTAAGGGATGTTGGCATTCATTTTTCAGTTAACCGTATGTTATCCTTTGACAGTGTTAAAACACGTTTGGAAAGAGAACAAGGGTTATCATTTCTTGAATTTAACTATTCCATTTTGCAATCATATGATTTTCGCGAATTAAATCGTCGTTATGGAACTGTTTTACAGATGGGTGGTTCAGATCAATGGGGAAATATTGTATCTGGTGTAGAACTTGTACGTCGAATGGAGGGAAAACAGGTATTTGGATTAACAGCCCCCTTATTGACAACAAGTTCAGGGGCCAAGATGGGGAAAACAGCCAAAGGAGCCATTTGGCTTAACAAGGAGAAATGTTCGGTTTTTGATTTCTGGCAATTTTGGCGTAATACGGAAGACCAGGATGTTGGTCGTTTTCTTAAACTTTTCACAGATCTTTCCATTCAGGAATGTGAACGTTTAGCCGCTTTGCAAGGAGCGGAAATAAACGAGGCGAAAAAAATGCTGGCAACAGAAGTGACCGCAATTTGTCATGGTCGTAGTGAAGCAGAAGCTGCACAGAAGGCGGCTAGAGACATATTTGAGCAGGGTAAACTGGCTCAAGACGGATTACCCGAAATAGTCTTGCCCACCGAAATGCTACAACAGGGTGTTCCTGTTTTTCGTTTATTTGTTCTTGGAAAGTTAGTGAATAGTAATGCGGAAGCCAGAAGATTAATTCGAGGGGGTGGAGCAAGAATTAATGATGAAAAAATTAGTGATGAGGGACAAATTATTACTGATGATGCGTTATGTGATGGGGTTATTAAGCTGTCATCAGGTCGTAAAAATCATATATTGATACGTTGTCGATAGTATAAGGATGCTATTTTTAATATTACCGTTTAGAACAATCGTTTTTTGTCTTAACCTTTTAAAAACCAAATATCGGTTTTAAAAGATTTATTTTCATGATTTGGTTTTTATACAATTAAATAAATCATTTTCTATCAATGATTATAAAATAAATATACATCGCTGTATTATTATAGAATTAGATTAAAAAATTGATAATTTTATAGTGATTATCTTTTTTCGTTTACGGTTTTTATGAAATTACAGTTTGATTTTTTAAACTATCCTTACAATTTCGAAAATGTTTTGAGGATTATACAAACACGTCAGTTGGATAAGGTTTTATCCTGTATACAGGAAATAGAGGAATGGGTAGGAAAAGGATATTATGCAGCAGGATTTATAACGTATGAAGCCGCGTCTGCCTTTCGTTCTTATTTGATAACGCATCCTCCTGAAAAAATGCCATTGTTATGGTTTGGTATTTTTGAAAAACCGATAAAAAGAAAATTCAAACCACAATCTAAAAAAATTGATTTTGGATTAATGAATTGGCAACCTGATTGTTCATGGCATGAATATCAACAAGCTATTGCAGCTGTTAAAAATCATATCGCTGACGGTGATACCTATCAGGTGAATTATACACTGAGAATGGGAACGGATTTCCAGGAAGACCCATATGAGTTCTATCTGCATATGTTGCAGGCCCAACAATCAAGTTATAGTGCATATCTGGATATTGGATTGTTTCAAATTCTTTCGGCATCTCCGGAATTGTTTTTTCAGGTAAAAGAAAGGAAAATTACTGCTAAACCGATGAAAGGAACAGCCCCAAGGGGATTAATCTTAACGGAAGACCTTGAAAACGGGAAAATATTGAATAATGAAAAAAATCGTGCTGAAAATTTGATGATTGTTGACTTGCTGCGTAACGATTTGGGACAAATTGCAGAGCAGGGAAGTGTGAAGGTTTCATCTTTGTTCGATAAAGAAAAATATCCTACAGTTTGGCAACTCACTTCAGAAATAACTGCACGATTAAAGGAAAAAACAACATTATTGGATATTTTTAGGGCGTTATTTCCATGTGGTTCTATAACTGGTGCACCGAAAGCAAATACAATGAAAATTATTCGAAAGCTTGAAAAACAGCCGCGTGAAGTTTATTGTGGTGCTATTGGGATAGTAACCCCTGATCAAGAAGCGATATTTTCCGTTCCTATTCGAACGTTGGTTGTCCAAAATAAAAAAGCTGTATATGGTGTTGGAGGAGGAATAACTTGGGATTCCACTTCCAAGGATGAATATCGTGAGGTTATTCATAAAATACAGGTTTTGTATGATCGCCGGATACCCGATCATTTACTTGAATCAGTCTTGCTAGAGAATGGATGTTATTTTCTTTTACCTTTACATCTGGACCGGCTGAAAAAATCGGCTGAATATTTTGATTTTTCCTTTAACCAGGCAGAATTGTTAAAAAGCCTGCAACATCTCTCCTGTCAATATGAACGAGGATGCTGGAAGGTAAGAATATTGTTAGATCAAAAAGGGTTAATTCAGATAGAAATTAATGCTATTCAGTCTTTACATCACGATTTGATCGCAAGATGGGCGAAAGAACCTGTTTTGTCAGATAATATGTTTCTATACCACAAAACGACAAAAAGGGATTTTTATCCTTCTGTTACATTGGATTGTGAACAATTACTTTTTAATGAGAGAGATGAAGTTACAGAATTTGTCAATGGAAATATTCTTTTGTGTAAAGGGGGGAAATGGGTTACGCCACCTGTCTCTTCTGGCCTCTTGAGAGGAACGATGTGTCAATATCTGTTGGATCAGGGCATGGCGACAGAACAGGTGATTTATAAACAGGATATACAGGTAGGAAGTCAGATCGCTTTTATAAACAGTGTTCGTAAATGGCGTAAAGTGATCTGGAAAAATTCGTTAAACGATTAAAATACTACAGATAAGATATTAAGATATCGAAGATATATTTGGGTTAAAATAACCAGATTTTTTAATGAGATTATTAATGAAAAATTATTTTATCGCACAATTAATCAAGAGGTTAATATGCAACAACATATTATAGATTTTTTACAGCAACATGGTTTTAAATTTAATCAGTTTACTTTGTTTTTAACAGCTGTATCTATTATCATCCTTACGGCGGCCATTGTTCATGTGATTTTACATCGGATTGTGTTGGTCCGATTGGTTCAATTTGCACAAAAAAGCACGCGACTATGGAGCAAGGTCGTTACAGAGAATCAGTTATTTAGCCGTATGGCTTTTACTGTGCAGGGGTTGATTGTCATACTGCAGACCACTTTTTGGGTGCATCAGGGTGTGAAAACGCTAGTTTTTCTTATGATTGCCGCAAAAGTTTGGGTATTGGTCTGTGCACTTCTGTCAATATTTTCATTTCTGGATATTGTTTTAAAATTTGCAAGTAAGCTGGATATAGCGGCACGGCTTCCGCTTGGAGGTATATTTCAAGGATTTAAATTATTGGCCGCACTGCTTTTTGGTATTTTTATTCTTTCCGTACTAATTGACAAATCGCCACTTATCCTGATCAGTGGACTGGGAGCCATGGCAGCTGTCATCATGTTGGTTTTTAAGGATTCCATTCTGGGCTTATCAGCGGGAGTTCAGTTATCTGCAAATAATATGATGCGTGTAAATGACTGGATCCAAATGCCCAAATATGGTGCGGATGGAATTGTAATGGATATTGGTTTGACAACTGTCAAGGTTCGCAATTTTGATAATACAATTACGATGATTCCTACCTATGCGCTTGTTTCCGATTCTTTTACCAATTGGCGTGGAATGCAGGAATCTGGCGGTAGACGGATCAAACGTTCTGTGTATATTGATGTTACAACCGTTCATTATATAACACCTGAGGAAAAGGAAAAAATATTAGAAAGCAAGTTGCTTCAACCCTTTGCAAATTCAGAAAAATATAAGGACAGGGTTGATCATAAAGAATTCATTATGGATTTAGGCAAATATTTATCCAAAGGCCAGTCAATCACAAATCTGGGTCTTTACCGTATCTATTTGGATTTATATTTGAAAAATCATCCTCGTATTCTTAATCAGATGACCTATATGGTGCGACAGATGGCCCCCGATGCAACAGGATTGTTACCGTTGGAGATTTATGGATTTAGCAATACAGTTGTCTGGAAGGATTACGAAGCCATTCAATCGGAAATTTTTGAACATGCCTATGCGGTTATTGAGGAGTTTTCATTAAGTGCATATCAAAATCCATCTGGAAACAGTTCTTCTGTGACAGTTTATCAGGGAAATGCTGCATAATGATTGATATGTAATAAGACAAGAATTTGTTGAACAGATCAACATTTAGATATTGTTTAACAAATTTCTTTTTATTGTTTTATATGAAATTCTATAGGAATATCCAAATTAATTAGTAAACCTTGGATATCATCGGGTGGAGGAGGAAGTTTTTTAACGCGGTGGGATAAAGTAAGGACTTCTCGATCCAAAATCAAATATCCGGAACTTTTTGCAAGACTGCTTGTTAGGATGATTCCCTGGCGATTTATGGTAATGTGCAAAATGGCGGTTCCCTCTAGGTTATCAGCTTGAGCTTCGGGCGGGTAATGTTTGAAACGTTCGAATTTATTTAAAACCATTCCCTGCCAGTTAGCGGATGTTGAAGAAGTGTGTATGACTTGTGCGTTTTGATCCTTTTCTGGTGGATGATCGGTATTATTATTTTTTGATGTGGATGTTGAATTTGATCCAGATTGAGAAGTATGTTGTGGAATAATATGTTGGGAAGGTTGCTTTATTTTGAGTTTAGAGAATTTTTCTATTCTTGGTATATCAGGTAGAATATTTGAGACAGGAAATTTTGGCAATAATTTTTGAATGGGTGTCAAGGGTTCTGTTTTGGCAAGTGTTGTAGGTTTATTCAATAATGGTGAAGTCGGAGTTTCTGTTCGATTGGGGGATAAGTCAAGTACAAGAGCATTGCTTTCAGTAACAACGGGTTTGTTGGGAACTGAAGAATTATTGTAAAAAAGAAAAAAAGGAAAAATAAGAATTAATAAAGAGACGATAAAGGAAACAATTATTATATAACGGTTTTCTTTAGATCTGAGATCATTTCGATTGGCTTGCCATTCTGTAAAGGAAATTTTGTCAGTAATCGTGGAGGTTTTCATGCCATTATTGTTTGTTTTGTAAATTTACCAAAGAAATTTTATGATAACCCGCGGCACGGAGTTGATCCATTACCATAATGAAAGAGCCGTAATCAATTTTGGTATCCGCATAAAGAAAGATATGTTCTTCCTTATTGCCATTTGTTGCAGTGTTAATACTGGGATTGATATCTTTTAATAAAATAGTTTTATCATTTAAGGTTAGGGTATGGTCTGTTTTCAGTGTTAGATAAACAGGGTGGTTGGGTTGTTCCATGTTTTTTGAGGAAGAGTAAGGCAAAGTGACCGGAATTTTTACTGTTGTCAAAGGTGCGGTAATCATAAAGATAATTAGGAGAACCAAAACCACGTCAATAAATGGTGTGACATTGATATCGCATATTTCTTTTGAATCGTTATCAGCATGACGCATACGGATCATGATATTTTTTCTCCCATCATTTTTGGTTGAAAGGGTATGATCTGTGTATTCTTGTCTTTTATTTGCAACTTGCTTATGTCACGAGAAACCAGGCGCATGAAAATGGTACTTAAGTCTGCAATTTTTGATCTGCAATTAGCGTTTGAACGAAGAATCATATTATAGAATATTACGGCAGGAATAGCGGTAACCAGACCAACAGCCGTGGCAAGTAAGGCTTCTGCAATTCCCGGGGCAACAGCTGTTAGACTTGTTGTTTGGGTGGAAACGATCCCTGTGAACGATGTCATGATTCCCCATACTGTTCCAAATAAACCTATAAACGGTGAAATCGCACCAATGGTTGCCAAAAAACCGGTTCCTTTATTTAAATAATGACCTTCATTGCTTTCAATTCTTTCTAATAACAATACAATCCTTTCCTTCAGCCCTTCCGAATCATGTGTCAAAACATTGGAA is a window encoding:
- the tyrS gene encoding tyrosine--tRNA ligase, with the translated sequence MTPKSSFIQEAQARGFIFQATDLKSLDERMAKGSISGYIGFDPTADSLHVGSLVQLMLLRLLQKHGHQPVALVGGGTAQIGDPSFREEARSLMNQGTIDRNLDGIVQNIHQILQFGSGENKTITVDNAEWLKKLSYIDLLRDVGIHFSVNRMLSFDSVKTRLEREQGLSFLEFNYSILQSYDFRELNRRYGTVLQMGGSDQWGNIVSGVELVRRMEGKQVFGLTAPLLTTSSGAKMGKTAKGAIWLNKEKCSVFDFWQFWRNTEDQDVGRFLKLFTDLSIQECERLAALQGAEINEAKKMLATEVTAICHGRSEAEAAQKAARDIFEQGKLAQDGLPEIVLPTEMLQQGVPVFRLFVLGKLVNSNAEARRLIRGGGARINDEKISDEGQIITDDALCDGVIKLSSGRKNHILIRCR
- the pabB gene encoding aminodeoxychorismate synthase component I codes for the protein MKLQFDFLNYPYNFENVLRIIQTRQLDKVLSCIQEIEEWVGKGYYAAGFITYEAASAFRSYLITHPPEKMPLLWFGIFEKPIKRKFKPQSKKIDFGLMNWQPDCSWHEYQQAIAAVKNHIADGDTYQVNYTLRMGTDFQEDPYEFYLHMLQAQQSSYSAYLDIGLFQILSASPELFFQVKERKITAKPMKGTAPRGLILTEDLENGKILNNEKNRAENLMIVDLLRNDLGQIAEQGSVKVSSLFDKEKYPTVWQLTSEITARLKEKTTLLDIFRALFPCGSITGAPKANTMKIIRKLEKQPREVYCGAIGIVTPDQEAIFSVPIRTLVVQNKKAVYGVGGGITWDSTSKDEYREVIHKIQVLYDRRIPDHLLESVLLENGCYFLLPLHLDRLKKSAEYFDFSFNQAELLKSLQHLSCQYERGCWKVRILLDQKGLIQIEINAIQSLHHDLIARWAKEPVLSDNMFLYHKTTKRDFYPSVTLDCEQLLFNERDEVTEFVNGNILLCKGGKWVTPPVSSGLLRGTMCQYLLDQGMATEQVIYKQDIQVGSQIAFINSVRKWRKVIWKNSLND
- a CDS encoding mechanosensitive ion channel family protein; this translates as MQQHIIDFLQQHGFKFNQFTLFLTAVSIIILTAAIVHVILHRIVLVRLVQFAQKSTRLWSKVVTENQLFSRMAFTVQGLIVILQTTFWVHQGVKTLVFLMIAAKVWVLVCALLSIFSFLDIVLKFASKLDIAARLPLGGIFQGFKLLAALLFGIFILSVLIDKSPLILISGLGAMAAVIMLVFKDSILGLSAGVQLSANNMMRVNDWIQMPKYGADGIVMDIGLTTVKVRNFDNTITMIPTYALVSDSFTNWRGMQESGGRRIKRSVYIDVTTVHYITPEEKEKILESKLLQPFANSEKYKDRVDHKEFIMDLGKYLSKGQSITNLGLYRIYLDLYLKNHPRILNQMTYMVRQMAPDATGLLPLEIYGFSNTVVWKDYEAIQSEIFEHAYAVIEEFSLSAYQNPSGNSSSVTVYQGNAA
- a CDS encoding energy transducer TonB family protein, which gives rise to MKTSTITDKISFTEWQANRNDLRSKENRYIIIVSFIVSLLILIFPFFLFYNNSSVPNKPVVTESNALVLDLSPNRTETPTSPLLNKPTTLAKTEPLTPIQKLLPKFPVSNILPDIPRIEKFSKLKIKQPSQHIIPQHTSQSGSNSTSTSKNNNTDHPPEKDQNAQVIHTSSTSANWQGMVLNKFERFKHYPPEAQADNLEGTAILHITINRQGIILTSSLAKSSGYLILDREVLTLSHRVKKLPPPPDDIQGLLINLDIPIEFHIKQ
- a CDS encoding biopolymer transporter ExbD gives rise to the protein MIRMRHADNDSKEICDINVTPFIDVVLVLLIIFMITAPLTTVKIPVTLPYSSSKNMEQPNHPVYLTLKTDHTLTLNDKTILLKDINPSINTATNGNKEEHIFLYADTKIDYGSFIMVMDQLRAAGYHKISLVNLQNKQ
- the exbB gene encoding tonB-system energizer ExbB: MTTLSFSPWQLFENANPVVQFVMIMLLLACLISWTIFIAKYIEIFRLNHNLLIDKFRLQNAKELMPDIDLSKKGIGRTMLLAITDEYQCSNVLTHDSEGLKERIVLLLERIESNEGHYLNKGTGFLATIGAISPFIGLFGTVWGIMTSFTGIVSTQTTSLTAVAPGIAEALLATAVGLVTAIPAVIFYNMILRSNANCRSKIADLSTIFMRLVSRDISKLQIKDKNTQIIPFQPKMMGEKIS